A stretch of Aphelocoma coerulescens isolate FSJ_1873_10779 chromosome 1A, UR_Acoe_1.0, whole genome shotgun sequence DNA encodes these proteins:
- the CHADL gene encoding chondroadherin-like protein yields MGPSWGLLLLTAALGVTAATRCPAPCVCDNLRAHVLCLNGSLMAIPDTIPELTKKLDLRGNSFMVIPAGAFLATPYLTHLDLQRCKVERLEEGAFRGLGRLVYLNLASNGIALLYQESLDGLSSLQQLILQGNRIEEIQPGAFGHLGSLTVLDLRANALVYLPDMVFQGLQVLRWLRLSHNALHVLGSEAFAALPALRRLSLDHNELQALPGEALARLDGATRLDLGHNPITYVAEEALAMASLRHLFLDHASLQDVAPDAFARSPQLRVLDLRENQLQGLPPLAGAGGLARVSLDGNPLLCSCLLRPFHKWLARARVQAEGACAAPPALRGRSLDSLKPPEMRCGRLRLPPSPTIPPEQPRAAGSRQCPRECVCSPDFHHGSCENRDLREIPRDFPGDTHLLDLRQNPFRTVPPDAFPGLKELVSLHLQSCSIRVLHPGALRGLESLVYLYLTDNHLSTLVAAAFEGAPQLAYLDLDHNAFTRVPAGAFQLLPNLISLHLQHNTIRELEEGDLAGARGLRWLYLAGNTIRHIAPAALAPTKMLEKLQLEGNRLSEVPTAALQGLPALSELKLSQNPIKHMGDSVFLPVASSLQHLYLDNMGLERISPHAFTGLGPKIRSLYLESNKMSNIPDMSNFTGLEILNLQDVPFHCNCQLLPLHRWINKLNLRVGATCGSPAEAQGLKVKLSTTFLTCPGWGRGEAGETNPNKTKTASKPRKKKRSGKSPARGFSKSRA; encoded by the exons ATGGGGCCATCCTGGGGGCTCCTCCTGCTCACAGCGGCCCTGGGGGTGACAGCTGCTACCCGCTGCCCTGCACCCTGTGTCTGTGATAACCTCCGTGCCCATGTCCTGTGCCTCAATGGGAGCCTGATGGCCATCCCTGACACCATCCCAGAG CTCACCAAAAAACTAGACCTTCGGGGCAACAGTTTCATGGTCATCCCAGCGGGAGCCTTCCTTGCCACCCCCTACCTCACACACCTAGACCTGCAGCGTTGCAAGGTGGAGAGGCTGGAGGAAGGGGCTTTCCGGGGTCTGGGGAGGCTTGTCTACCTCAACCTGGCCTCCAATGGCATAGCCCTCCTCTACCAGGAGTCCCTGGACGGgctctcctccctccagcaGCTCATTCTGCAGGGGAACCGCATTGAGGAGATCCAGCCGGGTGCTTTTGGCCATCTGGGGTCCCTCACTGTCCTCGACCTGAGGGCAAATGCTTTGGTCTACCTCCCAGACATGGTCTTCCAGGGTCTGCAGGTTCTTAGGTGGCTCCGGCTGTCCCATAATGCCCTCCATGTGCTGGGCAGCGAGGcctttgctgctctgcctgccctgCGCAGGCTGAGCCTGGACCACAATGAGCTGCAGGCACTGcctggtgaggccctggccaGGCTCGATGGGGCTACCCGGCTAGACCTGGGTCACAACCCCATCACCTATGTGGCTGAGGAAGCCCTGGCCATGGCCTCGCTGAGGCACCTCTTCCTGGACCATGCCTCCCTCCAGGATGTGGCACCCGATGCCTTTGCCCGCAGTCCCCAGCTTCGTGTGCTGGACCTCCGTGAAAaccagctgcaggggctgccaCCCCTGGCTGGTGCAGGGGGGCTGGCAAGGGTCAGCCTGGATGGgaaccctctgctctgctcctgcctcctgcGTCCCTTCCACAAGTGGCTGGCAAGGGCGCGGGTGCAGGCCGAGGGTGCCTGTGCTGCACCACCGGCCCTCCGTGGCCGGTCCCTTGACTCCCTGAAGCCCCCTGAGATGAGATGTGGTCGCCTCCGGCTACCCCCTAGCCCCACCATACCACCAGAGCAGCCAagggcagctggcagcaggcagtgccCCCGGGAGTGTGTCTGCTCCCCTGATTTCCATCATGGGTCCTGTGAGAACAGGGACCTGCGAGAGATCCCTCGGGACTTCCCTGGCGACACACACCTTCTTGACCTGCGCCAAAACCCCTTCAGGACAGTGCCACCAGATGCCTTCccgggcctgaaggagctggtgTCgctccacctgcagagctgcagcatcaggGTCCTGCACCCTGGCGCGCTCCGGGGACTGGAAAGCCTGGTCTACCTGTACCTCACTGACAACCACCTCTCCACCCTGGTGGCTGCTGCCTTCGAGGGGGCCCCGCAGCTGGCCTACCTGGACCTGGACCACAATGCCTTCACCCGTGTGCCTGCAGGCGCCTTCCAGCTCCTGCCCAACCTCATCTCCCTCCATCTGCAGCACAACACCAtcagggagctggaggagggcGAcctggctggggccagggggctCCGCTGGCTCTACCTAGCTGGGAATACCATCAGGCACAttgcccctgctgccctggctcctACCaagatgctggaaaagctgcagctggagggaaACCGCCTGTCGGAGGtgcccacagcagccctgcagggccTGCCTGCCCTGAGTGAGCTGAAGCTCTCCCAAAACCCCATCAAGCACATGGGGGACAGTGTCTTCCTGCCGGTGGCCTCCAGTCTGCAGCACCTCTACCTGGACAACATGGGCCTGGAGCGG ATTTCCCCTCATGCCTTCACTGGCCTCGGTCCCAAGATCAGAAGCCTCTACCTGGAGAGCAACAAAATGAGCAACATACCTGACATGAGCAATTTCACAGGGCTGGAGATCCTCAACCTGCAGGATGTACCTTTCCACTGCAACTGCCAGCTCCTTCCGCTGCACAG GTGGATCAACAAACTCAACCTCCGTGTAGGGGCCACCTGTGGGTCCCCTGCAGAAGCCCAGGGGCTGAAGGTCAAGCTTTCCACCACTTTCCTAACTTGTCCTGGCTGGGGCCGAGGTGAGGCTGGGGAAACCAATCCTAACAAGACTAAGACTGCAAGCAAgcccaggaagaaaaagaggtcGGGAAAATCTCCAGCCAGAGGCTTCAGTAAGAGCAGAGCTTAG
- the L3MBTL2 gene encoding lethal(3)malignant brain tumor-like protein 2 isoform X1: MRRAGGVPGAMERDRGELVSAFCHKTSSLERVEEEGDDDEEDDELDIFGGYDSLTCYNSSMGSDSSSCLEESSDDEVADREAGELSTSRMHQPSTGRLTEDSGSEPAVCEMCGIVGTREAFFSKTKRFCSVSCSRSYSSNSKKASILARLQGKPPTKKAKVLHKASWSAKIGAFLHSQGTGQLADGTLTGQDALVLGFDWGKYLQEHGYKAAPVSCFKHVPLFDQWDDVVKGMKVEVLNSDAVLPSRVYWIATVIQIVGYRALLRYEGFENDAGHDFWCNLGTVDIHPIGWCAINSKILVPPQTIHAKYTDWRSYLMKKLVGARTIPVDFHMKMVESMKYPFRQGMRVEVVDKNHVSQTRMAVVDTVIGGRLRLLYEDGDSDDFWCHMWSPLIHPVGWSRRVGHDIKKTEEKRNDMANHPTFRKIYCDAVPYLFKKVRAVYSEGGWFERGMKLEAIDPLNLGNICVATVCKVLLDGYLMISIDGATSDDGSDWFCYHASSHAIFPANFCKRNNIELTPPKGHDAKTFSWERYLEETKSRPAPSRLFNTDCPNHGFKAGMKVEAVDLMEPRLICVATVKRVVQRLLSIHFDGWDNEYDQWVDCESPDIYPVGWCELTGYQLQPPVVPERTTPAKAKEVPKKKKKPYGKKRKKLPAKARSIKQTVKKPSAMNAKREAKAASQALPEPAPDEIIAVRVKEETIDPSDAEFGETELPVPISSIKQEDTD, encoded by the exons ATGAGGCGGGCTGGCGGCGTCCCGGGAGCGATGGAGCGGGACCGGGGAGAG TTGGTGTCTGCCTTCTGCCACAAAACTTCATCTTTGGAGCGGGTGGAGGAGGAAGGCGATGACGATGAGGAGGATGATGAGCTGGACATCTTTGGGGGTTATGACAGCCTCACATGCTACAACAGCAGCATGGGCAGTGACAGCAGCTCCTGTCTAGAGGAGTCTAGTGATGATGAGGTGGCAGATCGGGAAGCTGGAGAGCTTTCGACCTCTCGGATGCACCAGCCATCCACAGGCCGGCTCACAGAAGACAGTGGCTCCGAGCCAG CTGTGTGCGAAATGTGTGGGATTGTGGGCACCAGGGAGGCTTTCTTCTCCAAGACCAAACGTTTCTGCAGCGTCTCCTGCTCCAGAAGCTACTCCTCAAATTCCAAAAAGGCCAGCATCCTGGCCAGACTGCAG GGGAAACCACCAACGAAGAAAGCTAAAGTTCTGCACAAGGCATCCTGGTCAGCCAAGATTGGGGCCTTCCTCCATTCGCAGGGCACAGGACAGCTGGCAGATGGGACACTGACAGGTCAGGATG CACTCGTTCTGGGCTTTGACTGGGGAAAGTACCTGCAGGAGCACGGCTACAAGGCAGCTCCTGTCAGTTGCTTCAAACAC GTGCCACTCTTCGATCAGTGGGATGATGTGGTGAAAGGTATGAAAGTGGAAGTGCTGAACAGTGATGCTGTGCTCCCCAGCCGTGTGTACTGGATTGCAACCGTCATCCAGATTGTAG GATATAGGGCCCTTCTGCGATATGAGGGCTTTGAGAATGATGCTGGTCATGACTTCTGGTGCAATTTGGGCACAGTGGATATTCATCCCATTGGCTGGTGTGCCATCAACAGCAAAATCCTGGTGCCACCACAAA CTATCCATGCCAAGTACACTGACTGGAGAAGTTACCTCATGAAAAAACTGGTGGGAGCCAGGACCATCCCAGTGGATTTCCACATGAAG ATGGTGGAGAGCATGAAGTACCCGTTCCGGCAGGGCATGCGGGTTGAGGTGGTGGATAAGAACCACGTGTCCCAGACACGTATGGCAGTGGTGGATACAGTGATTGGGGGCAGACTGAGACTCCTCTATGAGGACGGTGACAGCGATGATTTCTGGTGCCACATGTGGAGTCCTCTCATCCATCCTGTGGGCTGGTCACGGAGAGTGGGCCATGACATAAAGAAGACAG aagaaaaacGTAATGACATGGCAAACCATCCCACCTTCCGGAAGATTTACTGTGATGCTGTCCCCTATCTGTTTAAGAAG GTACGGGCTGTCTATTCTGAAGGTGGATGGTTTGAGCGAGGCATGAAACTGGAAGCCATTGACCCCCTGAATCTGGGCAACATCTGTGTGGCCACTGTTTGCAAG GTTCTCTTGGATGGGTATCTCATGATCAGCATTGATGGAGCCACATCTGATGATGGCTCTGACTGGTTCTGCTATCACGCCTCCTCACACGCCATCTTCCCCGCCAACTTCTGTAAGAGGAACAACATCGAACTGACCCCTCCAAAAG GGCACGATGCAAAGACCTTCAGCTGGGAACGTTATCTGGAAGAGACCAAATCAAGACCTGCTCCATCACGGCTCTTCAACACA GACTGTCCAAACCATGGCTTCAAGGCAGGCATGAAGGTGGAGGCAGTGGACTTGATGGAGCCCCGACTCATCTGTGTGGCCACAGTGAAGCGTGTAGTCCAGCGTCTCCTTAGCATCCATTTTGATGGCTGGGACAACGAGTACGACCAGTGGGTGGACTGCGAGTCTCCAGACATTTATCCTGTGGGGTGGTGTGAGCTGACAGGCTACCAGCTTCAACCACCAGTGGTTCCAG AGCGCACAACTCCAGCGAAGGCCAAGGAGGTGcccaagaagaagaagaaacccTATGGAAAGAAGA GAAAAAAGTTACCTGCCAAAGCCCGGAGCATCAAGCAGACTGTCAAGAAGCCTTCTGCCATGAATGCAAAACGAGAAGCAAAAGCTGCTAGCCAGGCTTTGCCAGAGCCAGCACCTGATGAGA TCATTGCTGTGCGGGTGAAAGAAGAAACCATTGACCCTTCAGATGCAGAATTTGGAGAGACAGAGCTTCCTGTTCCCATTAGCAGCATAAAGCAGGAGGACACAGACTGA
- the L3MBTL2 gene encoding lethal(3)malignant brain tumor-like protein 2 isoform X3, producing MRRAGGVPGAMERDRGELVSAFCHKTSSLERVEEEGDDDEEDDELDIFGGYDSLTCYNSSMGSDSSSCLEESSDDEVADREAGELSTSRMHQPSTGRLTEDSGSEPAVCEMCGIVGTREAFFSKTKRFCSVSCSRSYSSNSKKASILARLQGKPPTKKAKVLHKASWSAKIGAFLHSQGTGQLADGTLTGQDALVLGFDWGKYLQEHGYKAAPVSCFKHVPLFDQWDDVVKGMKVEVLNSDAVLPSRVYWIATVIQIVGYRALLRYEGFENDAGHDFWCNLGTVDIHPIGWCAINSKILVPPQTIHAKYTDWRSYLMKKLVGARTIPVDFHMKMVESMKYPFRQGMRVEVVDKNHVSQTRMAVVDTVIGGRLRLLYEDGDSDDFWCHMWSPLIHPVGWSRRVGHDIKKTEEKRNDMANHPTFRKIYCDAVPYLFKKVRAVYSEGGWFERGMKLEAIDPLNLGNICVATVCKVLLDGYLMISIDGATSDDGSDWFCYHASSHAIFPANFCKRNNIELTPPKGHDAKTFSWERYLEETKSRPAPSRLFNTDCPNHGFKAGMKVEAVDLMEPRLICVATVKRVVQRLLSIHFDGWDNEYDQWVDCESPDIYPVGWCELTGYQLQPPVVPGKKLPAKARSIKQTVKKPSAMNAKREAKAASQALPEPAPDEIIAVRVKEETIDPSDAEFGETELPVPISSIKQEDTD from the exons ATGAGGCGGGCTGGCGGCGTCCCGGGAGCGATGGAGCGGGACCGGGGAGAG TTGGTGTCTGCCTTCTGCCACAAAACTTCATCTTTGGAGCGGGTGGAGGAGGAAGGCGATGACGATGAGGAGGATGATGAGCTGGACATCTTTGGGGGTTATGACAGCCTCACATGCTACAACAGCAGCATGGGCAGTGACAGCAGCTCCTGTCTAGAGGAGTCTAGTGATGATGAGGTGGCAGATCGGGAAGCTGGAGAGCTTTCGACCTCTCGGATGCACCAGCCATCCACAGGCCGGCTCACAGAAGACAGTGGCTCCGAGCCAG CTGTGTGCGAAATGTGTGGGATTGTGGGCACCAGGGAGGCTTTCTTCTCCAAGACCAAACGTTTCTGCAGCGTCTCCTGCTCCAGAAGCTACTCCTCAAATTCCAAAAAGGCCAGCATCCTGGCCAGACTGCAG GGGAAACCACCAACGAAGAAAGCTAAAGTTCTGCACAAGGCATCCTGGTCAGCCAAGATTGGGGCCTTCCTCCATTCGCAGGGCACAGGACAGCTGGCAGATGGGACACTGACAGGTCAGGATG CACTCGTTCTGGGCTTTGACTGGGGAAAGTACCTGCAGGAGCACGGCTACAAGGCAGCTCCTGTCAGTTGCTTCAAACAC GTGCCACTCTTCGATCAGTGGGATGATGTGGTGAAAGGTATGAAAGTGGAAGTGCTGAACAGTGATGCTGTGCTCCCCAGCCGTGTGTACTGGATTGCAACCGTCATCCAGATTGTAG GATATAGGGCCCTTCTGCGATATGAGGGCTTTGAGAATGATGCTGGTCATGACTTCTGGTGCAATTTGGGCACAGTGGATATTCATCCCATTGGCTGGTGTGCCATCAACAGCAAAATCCTGGTGCCACCACAAA CTATCCATGCCAAGTACACTGACTGGAGAAGTTACCTCATGAAAAAACTGGTGGGAGCCAGGACCATCCCAGTGGATTTCCACATGAAG ATGGTGGAGAGCATGAAGTACCCGTTCCGGCAGGGCATGCGGGTTGAGGTGGTGGATAAGAACCACGTGTCCCAGACACGTATGGCAGTGGTGGATACAGTGATTGGGGGCAGACTGAGACTCCTCTATGAGGACGGTGACAGCGATGATTTCTGGTGCCACATGTGGAGTCCTCTCATCCATCCTGTGGGCTGGTCACGGAGAGTGGGCCATGACATAAAGAAGACAG aagaaaaacGTAATGACATGGCAAACCATCCCACCTTCCGGAAGATTTACTGTGATGCTGTCCCCTATCTGTTTAAGAAG GTACGGGCTGTCTATTCTGAAGGTGGATGGTTTGAGCGAGGCATGAAACTGGAAGCCATTGACCCCCTGAATCTGGGCAACATCTGTGTGGCCACTGTTTGCAAG GTTCTCTTGGATGGGTATCTCATGATCAGCATTGATGGAGCCACATCTGATGATGGCTCTGACTGGTTCTGCTATCACGCCTCCTCACACGCCATCTTCCCCGCCAACTTCTGTAAGAGGAACAACATCGAACTGACCCCTCCAAAAG GGCACGATGCAAAGACCTTCAGCTGGGAACGTTATCTGGAAGAGACCAAATCAAGACCTGCTCCATCACGGCTCTTCAACACA GACTGTCCAAACCATGGCTTCAAGGCAGGCATGAAGGTGGAGGCAGTGGACTTGATGGAGCCCCGACTCATCTGTGTGGCCACAGTGAAGCGTGTAGTCCAGCGTCTCCTTAGCATCCATTTTGATGGCTGGGACAACGAGTACGACCAGTGGGTGGACTGCGAGTCTCCAGACATTTATCCTGTGGGGTGGTGTGAGCTGACAGGCTACCAGCTTCAACCACCAGTGGTTCCAG GAAAAAAGTTACCTGCCAAAGCCCGGAGCATCAAGCAGACTGTCAAGAAGCCTTCTGCCATGAATGCAAAACGAGAAGCAAAAGCTGCTAGCCAGGCTTTGCCAGAGCCAGCACCTGATGAGA TCATTGCTGTGCGGGTGAAAGAAGAAACCATTGACCCTTCAGATGCAGAATTTGGAGAGACAGAGCTTCCTGTTCCCATTAGCAGCATAAAGCAGGAGGACACAGACTGA
- the L3MBTL2 gene encoding lethal(3)malignant brain tumor-like protein 2 isoform X2, with product MRRAGGVPGAMERDRGELVSAFCHKTSSLERVEEEGDDDEEDDELDIFGGYDSLTCYNSSMGSDSSSCLEESSDDEVADREAGELSTSRMHQPSTGRLTEDSGSEPAVCEMCGIVGTREAFFSKTKRFCSVSCSRSYSSNSKKASILARLQGKPPTKKAKVLHKASWSAKIGAFLHSQGTGQLADGTLTALVLGFDWGKYLQEHGYKAAPVSCFKHVPLFDQWDDVVKGMKVEVLNSDAVLPSRVYWIATVIQIVGYRALLRYEGFENDAGHDFWCNLGTVDIHPIGWCAINSKILVPPQTIHAKYTDWRSYLMKKLVGARTIPVDFHMKMVESMKYPFRQGMRVEVVDKNHVSQTRMAVVDTVIGGRLRLLYEDGDSDDFWCHMWSPLIHPVGWSRRVGHDIKKTEEKRNDMANHPTFRKIYCDAVPYLFKKVRAVYSEGGWFERGMKLEAIDPLNLGNICVATVCKVLLDGYLMISIDGATSDDGSDWFCYHASSHAIFPANFCKRNNIELTPPKGHDAKTFSWERYLEETKSRPAPSRLFNTDCPNHGFKAGMKVEAVDLMEPRLICVATVKRVVQRLLSIHFDGWDNEYDQWVDCESPDIYPVGWCELTGYQLQPPVVPERTTPAKAKEVPKKKKKPYGKKRKKLPAKARSIKQTVKKPSAMNAKREAKAASQALPEPAPDEIIAVRVKEETIDPSDAEFGETELPVPISSIKQEDTD from the exons ATGAGGCGGGCTGGCGGCGTCCCGGGAGCGATGGAGCGGGACCGGGGAGAG TTGGTGTCTGCCTTCTGCCACAAAACTTCATCTTTGGAGCGGGTGGAGGAGGAAGGCGATGACGATGAGGAGGATGATGAGCTGGACATCTTTGGGGGTTATGACAGCCTCACATGCTACAACAGCAGCATGGGCAGTGACAGCAGCTCCTGTCTAGAGGAGTCTAGTGATGATGAGGTGGCAGATCGGGAAGCTGGAGAGCTTTCGACCTCTCGGATGCACCAGCCATCCACAGGCCGGCTCACAGAAGACAGTGGCTCCGAGCCAG CTGTGTGCGAAATGTGTGGGATTGTGGGCACCAGGGAGGCTTTCTTCTCCAAGACCAAACGTTTCTGCAGCGTCTCCTGCTCCAGAAGCTACTCCTCAAATTCCAAAAAGGCCAGCATCCTGGCCAGACTGCAG GGGAAACCACCAACGAAGAAAGCTAAAGTTCTGCACAAGGCATCCTGGTCAGCCAAGATTGGGGCCTTCCTCCATTCGCAGGGCACAGGACAGCTGGCAGATGGGACACTGACAG CACTCGTTCTGGGCTTTGACTGGGGAAAGTACCTGCAGGAGCACGGCTACAAGGCAGCTCCTGTCAGTTGCTTCAAACAC GTGCCACTCTTCGATCAGTGGGATGATGTGGTGAAAGGTATGAAAGTGGAAGTGCTGAACAGTGATGCTGTGCTCCCCAGCCGTGTGTACTGGATTGCAACCGTCATCCAGATTGTAG GATATAGGGCCCTTCTGCGATATGAGGGCTTTGAGAATGATGCTGGTCATGACTTCTGGTGCAATTTGGGCACAGTGGATATTCATCCCATTGGCTGGTGTGCCATCAACAGCAAAATCCTGGTGCCACCACAAA CTATCCATGCCAAGTACACTGACTGGAGAAGTTACCTCATGAAAAAACTGGTGGGAGCCAGGACCATCCCAGTGGATTTCCACATGAAG ATGGTGGAGAGCATGAAGTACCCGTTCCGGCAGGGCATGCGGGTTGAGGTGGTGGATAAGAACCACGTGTCCCAGACACGTATGGCAGTGGTGGATACAGTGATTGGGGGCAGACTGAGACTCCTCTATGAGGACGGTGACAGCGATGATTTCTGGTGCCACATGTGGAGTCCTCTCATCCATCCTGTGGGCTGGTCACGGAGAGTGGGCCATGACATAAAGAAGACAG aagaaaaacGTAATGACATGGCAAACCATCCCACCTTCCGGAAGATTTACTGTGATGCTGTCCCCTATCTGTTTAAGAAG GTACGGGCTGTCTATTCTGAAGGTGGATGGTTTGAGCGAGGCATGAAACTGGAAGCCATTGACCCCCTGAATCTGGGCAACATCTGTGTGGCCACTGTTTGCAAG GTTCTCTTGGATGGGTATCTCATGATCAGCATTGATGGAGCCACATCTGATGATGGCTCTGACTGGTTCTGCTATCACGCCTCCTCACACGCCATCTTCCCCGCCAACTTCTGTAAGAGGAACAACATCGAACTGACCCCTCCAAAAG GGCACGATGCAAAGACCTTCAGCTGGGAACGTTATCTGGAAGAGACCAAATCAAGACCTGCTCCATCACGGCTCTTCAACACA GACTGTCCAAACCATGGCTTCAAGGCAGGCATGAAGGTGGAGGCAGTGGACTTGATGGAGCCCCGACTCATCTGTGTGGCCACAGTGAAGCGTGTAGTCCAGCGTCTCCTTAGCATCCATTTTGATGGCTGGGACAACGAGTACGACCAGTGGGTGGACTGCGAGTCTCCAGACATTTATCCTGTGGGGTGGTGTGAGCTGACAGGCTACCAGCTTCAACCACCAGTGGTTCCAG AGCGCACAACTCCAGCGAAGGCCAAGGAGGTGcccaagaagaagaagaaacccTATGGAAAGAAGA GAAAAAAGTTACCTGCCAAAGCCCGGAGCATCAAGCAGACTGTCAAGAAGCCTTCTGCCATGAATGCAAAACGAGAAGCAAAAGCTGCTAGCCAGGCTTTGCCAGAGCCAGCACCTGATGAGA TCATTGCTGTGCGGGTGAAAGAAGAAACCATTGACCCTTCAGATGCAGAATTTGGAGAGACAGAGCTTCCTGTTCCCATTAGCAGCATAAAGCAGGAGGACACAGACTGA